One genomic window of Paenibacillus xylanilyticus includes the following:
- the efp gene encoding elongation factor P, producing MISVNDFKTGLTVQVDGDIFTVLDFQHVKPGKGAAFVRSKLKNLRNGNTVERTFRAGETIGRAIIENRGVSYLYASGTEHTFMDNETYDQFTLTSDQLEWELNFLKENMNVKIVSYQGEILGIDLPTSVELKVIETEPSVKGNTAQGATKNAKVETGLNVQVPLFINEGDVLLIDTREGKYSSRA from the coding sequence GTGATTTCAGTAAACGATTTTAAAACAGGCTTGACCGTACAAGTGGATGGAGATATCTTCACTGTACTTGACTTCCAACACGTTAAACCAGGTAAAGGCGCTGCCTTCGTACGTTCCAAATTGAAAAACCTGCGTAACGGTAATACCGTTGAGCGTACATTCCGTGCAGGTGAAACGATTGGCCGTGCGATCATCGAAAACCGTGGCGTATCTTACCTGTATGCAAGTGGCACAGAGCACACGTTCATGGACAACGAAACATACGATCAGTTCACATTGACAAGCGACCAGCTGGAATGGGAATTGAACTTCCTGAAAGAAAACATGAACGTAAAAATCGTTAGCTACCAAGGTGAAATCCTCGGTATTGACCTGCCAACAAGCGTTGAGTTGAAAGTTATCGAGACTGAGCCAAGCGTTAAAGGTAACACTGCTCAAGGCGCTACCAAAAACGCTAAAGTGGAAACTGGCCTGAACGTACAAGTGCCATTGTTCATCAACGAAGGCGATGTACTGTTGATCGATACACGTGAAGGTAAATACTCTTCCCGCGCGTAA
- the spoIIIAD gene encoding stage III sporulation protein AD — MEIIQVVGLALIATVLILIVKEQKPMFAFLIAAATSIVIFMLLIGKIGAVIEVLKRLAENSGMENIYLKTVLKIIGIAYIAEFGAQIVRDAGQESIASKIELAGKVLILVLAIPIISIIIETVMKLMPV, encoded by the coding sequence GTGGAAATTATCCAAGTCGTGGGTCTAGCCCTGATAGCAACAGTTCTTATTCTCATCGTTAAGGAACAGAAGCCGATGTTTGCCTTTCTGATTGCGGCTGCGACGAGCATTGTGATTTTCATGCTGCTCATTGGCAAGATTGGCGCTGTGATTGAGGTGCTCAAGCGGCTGGCCGAAAATTCAGGCATGGAAAATATATATCTGAAAACGGTGTTGAAAATTATTGGTATAGCATACATTGCCGAATTCGGTGCTCAGATTGTAAGAGATGCAGGGCAGGAGAGCATCGCTTCCAAGATTGAACTTGCCGGTAAGGTATTGATCCTCGTACTCGCTATTCCGATCATCAGCATTATTATTGAAACCGTCATGAAGCTGATGCCGGTCTAG
- the aroQ gene encoding type II 3-dehydroquinate dehydratase — translation MKRIVVINGPNLNMLGIREPGIYGTLSLKDIEDKIRRQAEELGVSIAFYQSNHEGDIIDRIHAAMDDADGIMLNAGAFTHYSYAIRDAINAVKVPTVEVHLSNIHAREAFRHHSVIAAETIGQIAGFGEVSYELGLLALVRHLDKQT, via the coding sequence ATGAAACGGATTGTTGTGATCAATGGCCCGAACCTGAACATGCTTGGTATACGTGAACCCGGCATCTATGGAACGCTTAGTCTGAAGGATATTGAGGACAAGATTCGCAGACAGGCTGAGGAGCTTGGCGTCTCCATCGCTTTTTATCAATCCAACCACGAAGGAGACATCATTGATCGTATTCATGCCGCGATGGACGATGCAGACGGAATCATGCTGAATGCCGGAGCGTTCACCCATTACAGCTATGCTATACGTGATGCGATTAATGCAGTAAAAGTGCCTACCGTGGAAGTACATCTATCCAACATTCATGCACGCGAAGCTTTCAGACATCATTCAGTGATTGCTGCAGAAACAATCGGGCAGATTGCCGGATTTGGCGAAGTAAGCTATGAACTGGGGCTGCTGGCTCTCGTGCGTCATCTGGACAAACAAACCTGA
- a CDS encoding M24 family metallopeptidase yields MENKRVNKLREAMRERELTAMLITNPINRRYMTGFTGSAGYVLITEQEAYLLTDFRYMTQAPQQAKGSTVVEHGPKPMESVRELLASANIKEVGFEQDTVTFGTHSAYAEALQSIELKAVSGIVEQLRIFKDEDEIAVMQKAADLADATFSHVLQFAKPGMTEREVDLEMEFFMRKHGATSSSFDTIVASGERSAMPHGVASSKVIGQNELITFDFGALLDGYCSDLTRTIATGTPVPELRKIYDIVLEAQLHTLENLKPGMTGREADALARDIIAGYGYGDQFGHSTGHGLGMEVHEAPRLSKLSDDVLKPGMVVTVEPGIYIDGLGGVRIEDDVVITETGIHILTKSDKKFTVIG; encoded by the coding sequence ATGGAAAACAAACGAGTAAATAAGTTGCGTGAGGCCATGCGTGAGCGCGAACTCACCGCAATGCTGATTACGAACCCGATCAACCGTCGTTACATGACGGGCTTTACAGGGTCAGCGGGATATGTGCTGATTACGGAACAGGAAGCCTATCTGCTGACTGATTTTCGTTATATGACACAGGCACCGCAGCAAGCCAAAGGATCTACCGTTGTGGAGCATGGACCTAAACCGATGGAATCGGTGCGGGAACTGCTGGCATCAGCAAATATCAAAGAGGTTGGCTTCGAGCAGGATACGGTCACATTTGGCACGCACTCCGCTTATGCTGAAGCACTTCAATCTATTGAATTGAAAGCTGTATCCGGCATCGTGGAACAACTTCGCATCTTCAAGGATGAGGATGAAATCGCTGTAATGCAAAAAGCTGCTGATCTGGCCGATGCGACGTTTAGCCACGTTTTGCAGTTTGCCAAACCGGGCATGACTGAGCGTGAAGTGGATTTGGAAATGGAGTTTTTCATGCGCAAGCATGGAGCGACATCCTCTTCCTTTGACACGATTGTAGCTTCGGGTGAACGTTCCGCAATGCCACATGGCGTAGCGAGCAGCAAGGTCATCGGACAAAATGAGCTAATTACATTTGACTTCGGTGCATTGCTTGACGGATACTGTTCAGATCTGACACGCACGATTGCCACGGGTACACCTGTACCAGAGCTGCGTAAAATTTATGATATTGTACTGGAAGCCCAGTTACATACGCTTGAAAACCTGAAACCGGGCATGACCGGACGGGAAGCTGATGCGCTGGCACGTGATATCATTGCAGGATACGGATATGGAGATCAATTCGGACACAGTACAGGCCACGGCCTGGGTATGGAAGTCCATGAAGCTCCGCGCCTGTCCAAGCTAAGTGATGATGTGTTGAAACCGGGCATGGTGGTAACCGTTGAACCGGGAATCTACATCGATGGACTTGGCGGCGTACGTATTGAGGATGACGTGGTTATCACGGAAACAGGCATTCATATCTTAACGAAGTCGGACAAGAAGTTCACCGTTATCGGCTAA
- a CDS encoding 2-phosphosulfolactate phosphatase yields MQVDVVGNVNEVRRIDIAGRSAVVIDVLRTTSTIVTALAYDAAGVIPVETVPQAKQMTVKDSIRGGERFNKKIAGFEVGNSPYEYMTQEIAGKTVILTTTDGTRALIKAARARHVLAGSFLNVQAVAAALCLLRRDVLLLCAGDQDEFALEDGLCAGCIIEELYRQSHYPIRLNDLGRVLHQAVTQCEDTLPDLVRVSTGARRLDKLGRMHDVTYCSQLNVLDCVPEMREDHRMELFRGLEGERISKLL; encoded by the coding sequence GTGCAAGTCGACGTGGTAGGCAATGTGAATGAAGTTCGAAGAATCGATATCGCAGGGCGAAGTGCCGTTGTAATTGACGTGCTGCGTACAACAAGTACAATCGTTACAGCCTTGGCCTATGATGCTGCGGGTGTCATTCCGGTGGAGACCGTTCCTCAAGCGAAGCAAATGACCGTTAAAGATTCGATTCGCGGAGGGGAGCGGTTCAACAAAAAAATCGCTGGATTCGAGGTGGGCAATTCCCCCTATGAATATATGACGCAGGAGATCGCGGGTAAAACCGTGATCTTGACCACTACCGACGGGACACGTGCGCTGATCAAAGCTGCCAGGGCAAGACATGTGCTGGCGGGTTCATTTCTGAACGTGCAGGCTGTTGCAGCTGCTCTCTGCCTGCTCCGAAGGGACGTTCTGTTGTTATGTGCAGGAGATCAGGATGAATTCGCACTGGAAGATGGATTGTGTGCAGGATGCATTATTGAGGAGCTGTACCGTCAGTCCCATTACCCTATCAGACTGAACGATCTTGGCAGGGTACTGCATCAGGCTGTTACCCAGTGCGAGGACACTTTACCGGATCTTGTCCGTGTATCAACAGGTGCAAGGCGGCTTGACAAACTGGGCAGAATGCATGATGTCACCTACTGTTCCCAATTAAACGTGCTCGACTGTGTACCAGAGATGAGAGAAGATCATCGTATGGAATTGTTTCGGGGCTTGGAGGGAGAACGGATATCCAAATTGCTGTAA
- the spoIIIAC gene encoding stage III sporulation protein AC, with protein MNLEVNAIFQIAGIGIIIAMIHTVLKQMGKEDMAHWVTVIGFVVVLFMVVRMLDSLLQEIKSIFLFQ; from the coding sequence ATGAATCTAGAAGTGAACGCAATTTTCCAAATTGCGGGCATCGGAATCATCATTGCGATGATTCATACGGTGCTGAAACAAATGGGAAAGGAAGATATGGCGCACTGGGTGACCGTGATCGGATTTGTCGTTGTATTGTTTATGGTTGTTCGCATGCTGGACAGCCTGCTGCAAGAGATCAAATCGATCTTTCTGTTTCAATGA
- the spoIIIAA gene encoding stage III sporulation protein AA, protein MKVNWKDLFPEPIRTILGRMPPAILEQVEEVRIREGRPLEINAGNAYHFLTAEGSTTAKPEEAYIPQKEVTHRLLDLISNHSLYTLEEELRKGFITIPGGHRIGLAGRTVLSGGRVEYLRDINGFNVRVAREVHGVADRILPHLLDLKSGQVFHTLILSPPQQGKTTLLRDLARQISSGTKLTGVSELIQGLRPRLKVGIVDERSEIAGSYKGVPGFDIGPRTDVMDGCPKAEGMMMMLRSMSPDVLIVDEIGRPEDAEAVMEALHSGVSVIATAHGRDLSELSSRPALRTLIGAQMFQRYVQLQRTSRGMSFKVADGKMRGLQQTEAGGEAFG, encoded by the coding sequence ATGAAGGTGAACTGGAAGGATCTCTTTCCGGAACCGATTCGAACCATTCTGGGAAGGATGCCGCCCGCTATATTGGAACAAGTGGAGGAAGTACGTATCCGCGAAGGAAGGCCGCTCGAGATCAATGCTGGGAACGCCTATCACTTCCTTACCGCAGAAGGCAGCACGACAGCGAAGCCTGAAGAAGCTTATATTCCTCAAAAAGAGGTAACACACCGGCTGCTGGATCTGATCAGCAATCATTCGCTCTATACGCTGGAGGAAGAGCTGCGCAAAGGATTCATCACCATTCCGGGAGGCCACCGAATTGGATTAGCCGGCAGAACGGTGCTCAGCGGCGGCCGAGTGGAATACTTGCGTGATATTAATGGTTTCAACGTCAGGGTAGCTCGTGAAGTACATGGGGTAGCTGATCGAATCCTGCCCCACCTGTTGGATCTGAAGAGCGGACAGGTATTCCACACGTTGATACTCTCACCGCCTCAGCAAGGAAAAACGACGCTGCTGCGAGATTTGGCCAGACAAATCAGTAGTGGAACCAAGCTAACAGGTGTCAGTGAGCTGATTCAGGGGCTAAGGCCACGTCTTAAGGTTGGCATTGTGGATGAGCGATCCGAGATCGCCGGAAGTTATAAAGGTGTACCCGGGTTTGACATCGGTCCCCGAACCGATGTCATGGATGGTTGTCCCAAAGCGGAAGGCATGATGATGATGCTTCGTTCCATGTCGCCAGACGTGCTTATTGTGGACGAGATTGGCCGTCCGGAAGATGCAGAAGCTGTGATGGAGGCACTGCATTCCGGTGTTTCGGTGATTGCAACTGCCCACGGCCGGGATCTGTCCGAGCTGTCTTCCAGGCCTGCACTCCGCACCTTAATCGGAGCACAGATGTTTCAGCGTTATGTTCAGCTGCAGCGGACGAGCCGAGGCATGAGCTTCAAGGTGGCCGATGGTAAAATGCGCGGTCTTCAGCAGACCGAGGCAGGAGGTGAAGCCTTTGGTTAA
- a CDS encoding aspartate kinase, translating to MSLYVMKFGGSSVGDTERMKRVAGRVVEKADEGHQCVVVVSAMGDTTDDLIDQAKLLNSELPAREMDMLLTTGEQISISLLSMAIQALGRKAISFTGWQAGFRTEPVHGKARINNIHPERVNEALAEGNIVIVAGFQGMTVDGEITTLGRGGSDTTAVALAAAIKADACEIYTDVDGIYSTDPRIVKVARKLKEISYDEMLELANLGAAVLHPRAVEYAKHSGVPLIVRSSFNHNEGTVVKEEAAMEQGVVVSGIAYDKNVARISILGVPDVPGVLAEVFGALASEQIDVDIIVQSGVMDGKADFSFSVALSDRENALRVLEGLHSRLPYREVTSEDNLVKVSIVGAGMVSHPGVAAKMFQVISSQGVSIKMVSTSEIKVSCVIDGDKLHDVIKALHTAYDLDTAEQAVIGGPQVRR from the coding sequence TTGTCATTGTACGTCATGAAGTTTGGGGGCAGCTCGGTCGGAGATACGGAACGCATGAAGCGTGTAGCCGGACGTGTTGTAGAGAAAGCTGATGAAGGACATCAGTGTGTGGTTGTGGTTTCGGCTATGGGAGACACGACAGATGATCTGATTGATCAGGCGAAGCTGCTGAACAGTGAATTGCCTGCGCGGGAAATGGATATGCTGCTGACCACAGGAGAGCAGATCTCGATTTCGCTTTTATCCATGGCCATTCAGGCACTGGGACGTAAGGCCATTTCGTTTACCGGATGGCAAGCAGGCTTCCGTACTGAACCCGTACATGGAAAAGCAAGAATTAATAATATCCATCCGGAACGTGTGAATGAAGCGCTTGCGGAAGGCAATATTGTAATCGTTGCAGGATTCCAGGGCATGACTGTAGATGGAGAAATTACAACACTTGGTCGCGGTGGATCGGATACAACGGCGGTAGCGCTGGCTGCAGCCATCAAGGCCGATGCGTGTGAGATCTATACGGATGTAGACGGAATCTATTCGACAGATCCCCGGATTGTCAAAGTCGCACGCAAGCTTAAGGAAATTTCGTATGACGAAATGTTGGAACTTGCAAACCTCGGGGCCGCAGTGCTGCACCCGCGTGCGGTTGAATACGCGAAGCACTCTGGTGTGCCTTTGATTGTAAGATCCAGCTTTAACCATAATGAAGGAACGGTTGTGAAGGAGGAAGCAGCAATGGAACAAGGCGTCGTGGTAAGCGGAATTGCCTATGACAAAAATGTGGCTCGTATCAGTATTTTGGGAGTTCCGGACGTACCGGGAGTTCTTGCCGAGGTGTTTGGTGCACTGGCATCTGAACAGATTGATGTCGATATTATCGTACAAAGCGGTGTAATGGACGGTAAAGCAGACTTCTCATTCTCGGTGGCACTGTCTGATCGCGAGAACGCGCTGCGTGTCCTAGAGGGCCTTCACAGCCGTTTGCCATACCGTGAAGTCACATCGGAAGATAATTTGGTTAAAGTATCCATCGTGGGTGCTGGTATGGTCAGCCATCCGGGAGTTGCAGCCAAAATGTTCCAAGTGATCTCTTCTCAAGGTGTGAGCATCAAAATGGTCAGCACATCCGAAATTAAGGTATCATGCGTCATCGATGGTGACAAACTTCATGATGTGATCAAAGCACTGCACACAGCGTATGATCTCGACACGGCAGAGCAGGCTGTCATTGGTGGTCCACAAGTTCGCAGATAA
- the spoIIIAF gene encoding stage III sporulation protein AF — protein MGWLSTWLRELIMIVLLATFVDMLLPNRSMERYVKLVLSLLILLTLLSPITKLLRSDPVGELKRAMTAMESPSDGNVTLEQILAQGRQLQSNEQEQSLQWTARELASVMKGQIEETTEERVQSVEVQLVMSKRQADTDASSAGDLPVIKSVVVQMSPPGSSKRNDAEQQGAAVNSSPVFGAEQAGDSSEPASSPKPIEIGQVQVPEVQIEVGKENVDEPHGTVSEPVNGASGGHDQEEQGTSRSERAVQIITLLTEKWDIDATNVQVKEQKSAQAL, from the coding sequence ATGGGGTGGCTGAGCACTTGGCTCCGGGAATTGATCATGATCGTACTGCTGGCAACATTCGTGGATATGCTGTTACCCAACCGCTCCATGGAGCGTTACGTCAAGCTCGTGCTGAGCCTCCTTATCCTCCTGACGCTCCTGTCTCCCATTACCAAGCTGCTGCGGAGTGATCCGGTTGGTGAACTGAAGCGGGCCATGACAGCCATGGAATCACCATCGGATGGGAATGTCACACTGGAACAAATCTTGGCTCAAGGCAGGCAGCTGCAATCGAATGAGCAGGAACAATCCTTGCAGTGGACGGCACGGGAACTCGCGAGTGTGATGAAAGGGCAGATCGAGGAAACGACGGAAGAACGGGTGCAATCGGTTGAAGTCCAGTTGGTCATGTCCAAGCGCCAGGCCGATACAGATGCTTCTTCCGCAGGGGATCTGCCCGTGATTAAAAGTGTCGTCGTGCAAATGTCCCCTCCAGGGAGCAGTAAGCGGAATGATGCTGAACAGCAAGGTGCAGCGGTAAACTCCAGTCCGGTGTTTGGAGCTGAACAAGCTGGGGATTCTTCTGAACCAGCTTCATCTCCGAAGCCAATCGAGATTGGACAGGTACAGGTGCCTGAAGTACAGATTGAGGTGGGCAAAGAGAATGTTGATGAACCCCATGGGACCGTATCCGAACCTGTGAATGGAGCTTCGGGAGGCCATGATCAAGAAGAACAGGGGACGTCCCGCTCCGAGCGAGCTGTGCAAATTATTACACTGCTCACCGAAAAGTGGGATATTGATGCCACCAACGTACAGGTGAAGGAACAGAAAAGCGCTCAGGCGTTGTAA
- a CDS encoding YqhR family membrane protein: MAEYTDKHASHLNTSHGDVSDHRNQGRSSKQRQGQKHYYTKPFPFAVELGFFAGFIWGGIHWLNYLLHFSIVPLGFLAEPFFKHQYIYTAAGHLTGWLFFIVFSIVAALIYTYTLRKWKGPLPGIGYGIVWWLIIFVLVGPKLDMVKPINRLTWDSIITEFCFFLLWGLFIGYTVAMEYTDERKREPEKAGA, translated from the coding sequence ATGGCAGAATATACAGACAAACATGCATCCCATCTGAATACAAGTCATGGAGATGTCAGTGATCACAGGAATCAGGGCAGAAGCTCAAAACAGCGACAAGGCCAAAAGCATTACTATACCAAGCCGTTCCCCTTTGCTGTGGAGCTTGGTTTCTTTGCGGGTTTTATATGGGGTGGCATACATTGGCTAAACTACCTGCTTCACTTCAGCATCGTTCCGTTAGGCTTTTTGGCAGAGCCCTTTTTCAAACATCAGTACATCTATACTGCTGCAGGGCATCTGACTGGCTGGCTGTTTTTTATTGTGTTCTCCATCGTGGCTGCACTAATCTACACATATACACTGAGAAAATGGAAGGGCCCCTTGCCCGGTATTGGTTACGGAATCGTTTGGTGGCTGATCATCTTTGTACTGGTTGGGCCCAAACTGGACATGGTGAAGCCGATAAACCGTCTGACCTGGGATTCCATTATCACTGAATTTTGCTTCTTTTTGCTGTGGGGGCTGTTCATCGGCTATACGGTAGCCATGGAGTACACGGACGAACGGAAACGCGAGCCCGAGAAAGCGGGAGCATAG
- the spoIIIAB gene encoding stage III sporulation protein SpoIIIAB, protein MVNMLGAVMILLASTLAGFYRARQYALRPRQLRELIAALQRLMTEINYGLTPLPDAMGKMGVQTREPVKTLFLHAAKQMEPPLGHTARESLQSGIEQAWGKSAMKADEREVMLQLSYSLGTSDRQDQTKHISLAIQQLMHEESRAQADQMKYERMSRSLGMLVGALIVILIF, encoded by the coding sequence TTGGTTAACATGCTGGGTGCTGTAATGATTCTGCTTGCGAGCACACTTGCGGGCTTCTACCGTGCCAGACAGTATGCGCTCAGACCTAGGCAGCTGCGAGAATTGATTGCTGCGCTGCAGCGGTTGATGACCGAGATCAACTACGGACTGACCCCGCTTCCCGATGCGATGGGAAAAATGGGAGTTCAAACCAGAGAGCCTGTCAAAACCCTGTTTCTTCATGCAGCCAAGCAAATGGAGCCTCCGCTGGGTCACACGGCACGAGAGAGTCTGCAGTCCGGAATCGAACAAGCATGGGGAAAATCAGCGATGAAAGCAGATGAGAGGGAAGTCATGCTGCAATTAAGCTACAGCCTTGGCACCAGCGACCGTCAGGATCAGACCAAACACATTTCGCTAGCCATTCAACAACTTATGCATGAGGAATCCCGTGCTCAAGCCGATCAGATGAAATACGAACGGATGAGCCGCAGTCTCGGGATGCTTGTCGGAGCGTTAATCGTCATTCTGATCTTTTGA
- a CDS encoding DUF1385 domain-containing protein — MPQQSKPVSYGGQAVIEGVMFGGKHVNVTAVRRKDGEITYLEVPKQDKTWVMKLRRIPLLRGIVSIIDSSVKGSKHLNYSADAYADDELEPEEKAKQKEKEGSGWSLSMIIGVTAVAILSFLFGKIVLTLLPVVIENFLFKNAFDNQFLHNLLEGGIKLILLLAYLWLISQTPMIKRLFQYHGAEHKVISAYEAGEELTPENVQKYSRLHYRCGSSFIMLTVIIGVFLYSLFTYDNLWERMGQRLLLLPVVLGISFELLKLTNSVRDIPVLRYLGYPGLWLQLLTTKEPTNEQVEVSIASFNRMRELDAKLANVSATSEVPVATLDPVKG, encoded by the coding sequence TTGCCTCAACAATCCAAGCCTGTCAGCTACGGGGGGCAAGCTGTCATTGAAGGCGTAATGTTTGGCGGTAAACATGTCAACGTTACAGCTGTTCGAAGAAAAGACGGCGAAATTACGTATCTGGAAGTTCCCAAGCAAGACAAGACCTGGGTCATGAAATTGCGGCGGATTCCGTTACTGCGCGGGATTGTCAGCATTATAGATTCAAGTGTCAAAGGAAGCAAACATCTTAATTATTCTGCTGACGCTTATGCTGATGATGAACTCGAACCTGAAGAGAAGGCGAAACAAAAAGAAAAAGAAGGTTCCGGCTGGAGCCTTAGCATGATTATTGGTGTTACCGCGGTAGCCATTCTATCATTCCTTTTTGGTAAAATTGTGCTCACACTGCTTCCTGTCGTCATTGAGAATTTTTTGTTTAAAAATGCATTCGACAATCAGTTTTTGCATAATTTACTGGAAGGCGGCATTAAGCTGATTCTGCTACTTGCCTACCTATGGCTGATCTCACAGACACCAATGATTAAACGACTATTCCAATACCACGGGGCGGAGCATAAGGTCATTAGTGCTTATGAAGCCGGTGAGGAACTTACACCTGAGAATGTTCAGAAATACAGTAGACTGCACTACCGCTGTGGAAGCAGCTTTATCATGCTGACGGTGATTATCGGAGTTTTCCTATATTCCCTTTTCACCTACGACAACCTCTGGGAACGGATGGGACAGCGCTTGCTGTTGCTGCCTGTTGTCCTCGGGATTTCATTCGAACTATTGAAGCTCACCAACTCGGTGCGTGACATTCCCGTACTGCGTTATCTCGGATATCCTGGACTTTGGCTGCAATTGCTCACCACCAAAGAGCCAACCAACGAACAGGTGGAAGTGTCCATCGCTTCGTTTAACCGCATGCGTGAACTGGATGCCAAGCTTGCCAATGTATCAGCTACGTCCGAAGTACCTGTTGCAACACTCGATCCTGTGAAAGGGTGA
- the spoIIIAE gene encoding stage III sporulation protein AE: MNMMQDKQRWRLTIVLVLCFLFAIMGQVAAGSSSPTDEWMQQQADQLPKDQVEKYWDQLMQQYGGFFPDGKTPSFMDMLIPGNEGFSLKSVFVAIGTFMLHEILYNGKLLVTIVMLSVLSMILETLQTAFEKNNISKIAYSICYMVIIVIAINSFSVAIGYAKEAIEGMVNFMMAMVPLLFTLLASMGNIITVSVTHPLIIFMIHLVSTLIHIVVFPLLFFSAVLHLVSSISDKYKLTQLADLLRNISIALLGILLTMFLGVISVQGASSSVADGVSLKAAKYIAGNFVPIVGRTFADATDTVITASMLVKNAIGLTGVIIILFLCAFPALKILTLALIYNITGAIMQPLGDTPIVGCLQAIGKSMIYVFAALAAVGLMFFLAITILLTAGNLTIMMR, encoded by the coding sequence ATGAACATGATGCAAGACAAGCAGCGATGGCGCCTTACAATCGTTCTGGTACTGTGTTTTCTGTTTGCCATAATGGGACAGGTTGCAGCAGGCTCAAGCTCACCCACGGATGAATGGATGCAGCAGCAGGCCGATCAGCTTCCCAAGGATCAGGTGGAGAAATATTGGGATCAGCTCATGCAGCAATATGGTGGCTTTTTTCCCGATGGGAAGACTCCTTCTTTCATGGATATGCTTATTCCCGGCAATGAGGGATTCAGTCTGAAATCCGTGTTTGTGGCCATTGGCACCTTCATGCTGCATGAGATTTTATATAACGGCAAACTGCTCGTCACCATTGTGATGCTGAGTGTGCTGAGCATGATTTTGGAAACACTGCAGACCGCTTTTGAGAAAAACAACATAAGTAAAATCGCCTACTCCATCTGTTACATGGTCATCATCGTTATTGCAATTAACAGCTTCAGCGTAGCCATTGGATATGCCAAGGAAGCCATTGAAGGTATGGTCAACTTTATGATGGCTATGGTGCCTTTACTGTTCACCCTACTGGCTTCCATGGGAAACATCATTACCGTATCTGTTACGCATCCGCTGATCATTTTCATGATACATCTGGTCAGCACGCTGATTCACATCGTGGTATTTCCGCTATTATTTTTCTCGGCTGTACTGCACCTTGTCAGTTCAATATCAGACAAATACAAGCTGACTCAACTGGCCGATCTGCTTCGCAATATCAGCATTGCATTACTCGGTATTCTGCTGACGATGTTTCTCGGGGTGATCTCAGTACAGGGGGCTTCAAGCTCCGTTGCAGATGGCGTAAGCCTCAAAGCCGCCAAGTATATTGCAGGCAATTTTGTCCCCATTGTGGGAAGAACATTTGCAGATGCAACAGACACGGTTATCACGGCTTCCATGCTGGTCAAAAATGCCATTGGCCTAACGGGTGTCATCATCATCCTGTTTTTATGTGCGTTTCCTGCGCTGAAAATATTGACACTTGCCCTTATCTACAACATAACGGGCGCTATCATGCAGCCGCTAGGAGATACGCCGATCGTTGGTTGCCTGCAAGCCATAGGGAAATCGATGATCTATGTCTTCGCAGCTCTGGCTGCCGTGGGATTGATGTTTTTTCTGGCCATTACGATACTGCTTACTGCGGGTAACCTGACAATCATGATGAGATGA